The nucleotide sequence AAATATACCGTTAAATAATTCAGCAGTTGGCAGGATTGTGGCTGAAGATATTGTTGATACCCGAACAGGCGAGATTTTGGCAGAAACCAACCGGAAAATTTCAGAAGAACTATTAACTACTCTGAAAAAAACCGGCAAATCAGCCATATCTGTTCTTGTAACAGAACTGAAATTAGATGACTCTGTAGTAAAGGACTTAACGATTTCTGAGACACTGGCATTAGATAAGATAAAAAGCAAACGAGACGCAATAATGGATATTTACAGAAAAAACCGCGCGATGGATTTCGTAAGTAGTGACCAGGCAACTACCTATTTTGAGAACCTGCTGCTACATAATCCTAAAAAATATGACCTGTCAAAAGTAGGCAGATATAAAATCAACAAAAAACTTAAAGATGTATTTACAGAATTTTATAAAAATTTTGAACTCCCGAAAGAAACCAAAAAAACACTTACAGTTGAAGATATTGTTGTAACAATCAAGTATCTGCTGGACTTGAATAATGGGATAGATAATAGAACAATAGATGATATAGACCATCTTGGCAATCGGCGAATTCGTGCAGTTGGTGAACTTTTAGAAAACCAGTTAAGAATCGGCTTGGCGCATATGGTTCGGTTAACAAGAGAAAAAATGAACTCAATAGACCGCTCGCAGGCAACACCCCGCGCAATCCTGAACACACAGCCTGTGATAGGAATAGTAAGACGGTTTTTCTTTACAGGGCAGTTATCTCAATTTACGGACCAGGTAAATCCACTTGCTGAGTTAACACATAAACGTCGGCTTTCTGCACTTGGTCCCGGCGGGCTACACCGAAAACGTGCTGGGTTTGAGGTTCGCGATGTCCATTACACACATTACGGCCGCGTCTGCCCGATTGAAACGCCTGAAGGACCTAATATCGGACTGATTACCTCGCTTGCCTGCTATGCCAGAGTGAACGAGTACGGGCTTTTAGAAACACCATATCGGAAAGTGCTAAACGGCAGGGTTACCGAGCAGATTGATTATCTAACCGCGGATAAAGAAGACGAATTGGTAATCGCTCAGGCAAACTCGCCAGTTGATAGCAAGGGCAGATTCACAACTGATACTGTATCCGCACGGCTACATGGCGATTTCATTTTTGTATCACCTTCTAAAGTAGATTATATGGACATCTCACCGCTGCAGGTTGTATCTACTTCTGCCGCACTGATACCTTTTTTAGAACATGATGATGCAAACCGCGCACTGATGGGTTCAAATATGATGCGGCAGGCGGTACCACTGCTGTTGCCAGAAGAAGGAATAGTTGCAACCGGTATAGAAGAGAAAATAGCACGTGATACCGGCGCAGTTGTGGTTGCCCAGAAAAGTGGAACCGTTTTGAGTGTAAATGCGAATGAGATATCAATCCAGAATAAAGATACCGGCGAGATTGATGTCTATAAACTCAAAAAATTTGAACGAACAAACCAGGATACCTGCATAAACCAGATTCCACTTGTAAAAAAAGGCGATACTGTCACAAAAGGCGAAATTATAGCAGATGGCGGCGCAACAAGAAACGGGTCGCTTGCATTAGGTAGAAATCTGTTAATTGCGTTTATGTCGTGGGAGGGCTACAACTACGAGGATGCTATACTGGTATCAGAACGGCTTGTCAGAGGAGATATGTTCACTTCTGTGCATATTCAGGAGTTCATAGTAGAAGCAAGAGATACAAAGATGGGTCCGGAAGAGATAACAAAAGATATCCCGAATGTCTCAAAAGATGCGTTGCTTAATTTAAATGAAAATGGAATTATTACTGTTGGCAGTATTGTTGAGCCCAATGATATTCTCGTTGGTAAAGTTACACCTAAAGGAGACCAGCAGACAACACCGGAAGAACGGCTACTTAGAGTAATTTTTGGCAAGAAGGCAGAAGATGTAAAAGATGCATCATTACGGGTCCCGCCGGGTG is from Elusimicrobiota bacterium and encodes:
- the rpoB gene encoding DNA-directed RNA polymerase subunit beta; translated protein: MKRINFGGIPKVLDLPDLIEVQKNSFKEFLQENIAVEKRKLTGLQASFLDVFPISSSNGEYILEFVSYELGKPKFTEEEALLTDSTYSAPLKATFRLLVKQEKGAPKEISQQDVYVCDLPLMTKKATFIINGVERIVVTQMHRSPGVIFEENEEIPISIYGKRLYFARIIPYRGAWVEFEFDDKNILWVRIDKKRKFLATTLLRAIGIEKDSAILKLFYKIENIPLNNSAVGRIVAEDIVDTRTGEILAETNRKISEELLTTLKKTGKSAISVLVTELKLDDSVVKDLTISETLALDKIKSKRDAIMDIYRKNRAMDFVSSDQATTYFENLLLHNPKKYDLSKVGRYKINKKLKDVFTEFYKNFELPKETKKTLTVEDIVVTIKYLLDLNNGIDNRTIDDIDHLGNRRIRAVGELLENQLRIGLAHMVRLTREKMNSIDRSQATPRAILNTQPVIGIVRRFFFTGQLSQFTDQVNPLAELTHKRRLSALGPGGLHRKRAGFEVRDVHYTHYGRVCPIETPEGPNIGLITSLACYARVNEYGLLETPYRKVLNGRVTEQIDYLTADKEDELVIAQANSPVDSKGRFTTDTVSARLHGDFIFVSPSKVDYMDISPLQVVSTSAALIPFLEHDDANRALMGSNMMRQAVPLLLPEEGIVATGIEEKIARDTGAVVVAQKSGTVLSVNANEISIQNKDTGEIDVYKLKKFERTNQDTCINQIPLVKKGDTVTKGEIIADGGATRNGSLALGRNLLIAFMSWEGYNYEDAILVSERLVRGDMFTSVHIQEFIVEARDTKMGPEEITKDIPNVSKDALLNLNENGIITVGSIVEPNDILVGKVTPKGDQQTTPEERLLRVIFGKKAEDVKDASLRVPPGVYGKVSDVKIFTRKEKLSKEETKKRIKEIEKKYKAELETAKNVLTETIKSIRTVPSKSKGQRDGGTEGRKGTTAAEKKLEIMKARDLFKKRVTEIKKAERFEKDQLKTGDELPVSVNKIVKVYIATTRKLQVGDKVSGRHGNKGVIAKILPLEDMPYLPDGTPVDVVVSPLSVPSRMNVGQLLEMMLGWAGIQMATQMVCPVFDSAKEIEVKQQIAYAKKYLVSKGISEKFLPDDSCRITLYDGRTGLPFEEKITIGYMYLMKLAHLVDDKMHARSTGPYSLITRQPLGGKAQFGGQRLGEMEVWALEGYGAAYTLQEMLTIKSDDVAGRTKMYESIINGKEITQMGVPESFKVLVKELQSLGLNIELLK